GTGTATGAGAAAGCAGCTGGCTCTTTGCCAGGTTCTTCTGGTTCTCTTCTTGATGCGAGTTTAAGGATAATGGTGGGTTTTGCAGGAAGAAGAGGCTGAAGGCTCTTCATTTTCAAGCTACAGTTAACCGAGTTCAAGGAAAGACCAAAGTGAGCAGACTGCACAGCTGACATGGGTTCAGCCTCAGGGCTTCTGAGTTCTCTGCAAGGCCTTGCCCAAAGAGACGTGTATACATTCTGCCTAAATGTGCTTCTTGTCGTCATTTGTCAACTCCTCCTTAAATTAACCATGTGTCATCCCTGCTGGAATCCCTGCTATAGCATCTTCTGGGGTTACCTGTACCTAACTGGAGCCAGAACTCACTGCTTGGGGCTTTTAGAACAGGGCCTGGTGCTTATCATGCCCTTCCCTGACCCCGCCACGGTCCTCAGCAGAGAACTAGGAATGGCTTGGGTCTGATCATAAGTTGTCTTTTTAACTTGCCTGAGACCAGCCTGTaggcagaagagaggggagaTGATGCTAACTTACTTCCATTATTTTGTGTCAGCACGGCTGAGATCAGAGTGTAAGCTCCTCCCCCTCATCATCGCCTCAGAAAACAGCAGGCAGCTTTCCAGAAGGGCACCGGGAGGTGTAACAAAATAGTGGCTCTCAGCCCGAATTCTGCTTCAGTCCAAACCCTGACAAAGCATCACAAATTCCCAAAGGCTCTGTACAGCAAATCTGGAAATCTGAGAGGCTGGTTCACCTTTCCTGGCAATCTGTGCCTTGGGACTAGTTTTAATTGGCCAATGTTAAGAAAGGGAAATGGCTgtgtttccctctctttcttcaaaAGCTTCGGTTAAGGGATGAGGGGTCTAGGGTgggtaggaaaggaagaagaggagccgGGTACAGTGTAATCTGGAGGGGTTTTAGATATTTCCATGGGGCCTGAACACTGGACTTAGAGAGCATTGGTGGCagggcatagtggctcacacctttaatcccagtgcttgggggcagaggcaggtggatctctgtgagttcaagaccatctgggtctacagggtgagttcaaggacagccagagctatgtagtgaggccctgtctcaaaaatttgagagagagagagagagagagagagagagagagagagagagagagagagagagagagagcgctcattGGCTAAGGTCTTCCTATTCACAGGGCACAGTAAAAGAAATCTTCCCAGGACAGGGCCAGAGTTTCAGACGATAGTTCCAAAATTGAATTTTTCAGAAGCCAGGATGGGTGCAGGAGAGGTGTTGGCTATTCACGTTTCTCAGATCAGCCCAGATTCTATGGGaacagaggctgagagagaacTGGGGATCCTCGGAAGATCCACTTGAGAACTGGAATGGGAAAATACGGTGGTGACCAAAAGTCTAGGTTATGTCAGGAGTTACCAGCTGAAATTAAATACACCATGACAAACCCTGGCTTCTTTCTTCGGGATTTGGTAGCAAGCCCAGGGAAAACTGATTTCTTCGGATTCCTTTGTTTCTGAGAGCATAGTCCATAGAATAACTCTCTGAGAGAGTTTTGCCTTAGGAGACTTATAAGATGCAAACAGAGATGGGGAGATCCAGTCTGACGTCATCACACTTTCTAGTAGTAGGGGGCTGGGGGAGTCTATCCATCCGATCATATGGCCCTCCTATCGTGAACCTCCAAGCATGGCTGAGGCTTTCCACGCCACTCAGCCTAACCTTCCCGCTCGGTCCCCCATCCTGGCTTAAGAGTCGTGTGCATTGGCATAGCAGTAAAGGAAGGTGTAAGGCCAGAGAGAAGGAAGCGCAGGACTCCGGGCGGTCTAGACTACTGGCTGACCGCCGGGTTAAGGAAGGGGAAGTAGAGGACGGGTGCTTCTGGGGTTCTCCAGCGAACCCAGATAGTCTCCTTTTCCCAGGGCACTGAAAGAGGAAAAGGCCAAAGGGCTGAGGAGGAGAGAATAGGAAGTCAGACATTGCTGATGCGCACACTAAGGGCACTGCCTTCCTTTTCGGCTTGTTCTCTTAATGATTCCTCCAACTTGAGCTTTTCGGGGTCTCCATAGCGCACAGCGCTATCGCGGAGACCACCAGGGGGAGCCACTTTCACAACCTGGTCGAAAAGGCTGAAGTCCGCGATGTATTTGCCACTGGCTGAAAGTGAGATCGCCGGTGTGAATTCGTAGCCCCAGAGGATCTCCTCCGGCAGGTAGGAAGTGCGAACTTGACAGGTGGCGCTGGTGGACTCCACTGTCCCACTGAGGATCAGCACCAGCTCAAAGTCCCCCTCCCCACTGCGGAGGGGGAGATCTTTCAAGGGACTTGTCTCATCCACCACGTGGTAGAAGGTCAAGGGCAGAATGAGAAAGGGGCTATCAGAGGCTGTGTCTACTTGGAAAGTAACGTTGACCTGGTTGAGCCGGATATTCTCACCCTCCTTTGTCTGGTGGGTCTGAAGCAGTTTGCCCGTCACCTGGCATCCGATGAGGAGACTCTTCCGCATATTGGCAACTCGGATCATAAGGCAAGGCTTCCCGTCGTGGGAGGCTACCACTGCATGCTGGCTGAAACGGATAGTCTCAGCCCTCTTCTTGGGCCGGGCAATCTTTGCCAGGAAGGTACCTGTGATGAAGATCTCAAGGATGGTGGTGAGCACCAGCTGGGCAATCAGAAGCACGATGGCCAGAGGACACTCTTCGCTGATATAACGGAAGCCATAGCCAATGGTGGTCTGGGATtcgagggagaagaggaaggctcCAGtgagtgtgtgcacctgcactACGCAAGGGGTGTGGTTGGCAGGGGGTCCCAGCTCCAACAGGTCCCCGTGGGCCACAGCTACCAGATACCACACTACACCAAAGAGGAACCAGGTGCCTGCAAAGGTTGCAGAAAAGAGCAGGAGCTTGTAGCGCCATTGCATGTCAATGAAGGTGGTCCATAGGTCCTTGAGGTAGAGGAAACGCTTGTCAGCGATATGCTCCATTCTGACGTTGCTACGGCCATCTTTGGTCAGGACCCTCCTCCGACGTATTCCCGGGGCCACTAGGGGCCGGCTTTCTGTCTGAGTCGTCTGACTGTAATAGACCTTAGCCACTGATGTCATCTGCAGGGAACAAGACAGAGTAAATGAGGTGATTGTCCAAACCCAGCCAACTCCTAGGCACCATCCAGTGGGAAGAGGCACTAGGATTTCCCATTAAAATCTCTtacattgccgggcggtggtggcgcacgcctgtaatcccagcactcgggaggcagaggcaggtggatctctgtgagttcgaggccagcctggtctaccaagggagttccaggataggctccaaagctacagagaaaccctgtctcgaaaaaccaaaaaaaaaaaaaaaaatctcttacatttatttatgggggAGTGCTTAAGTGTCATGGCCTGAGAACAAGTTGCAGGATTTCAttttctcccaccatgtgggcctTGGGAATTGGACTTCGGTGGTCAAgcttggtgacaaatgcctttacctgctgagtcaaaGTCATCCTGTCAGCTCCCAACCTTCATTTTGATGCCTTTTACCCTAGCAAATATTTATAGAGCACTTTTAAACACCAGCCACAACACGAGGTGCCCGGAGGTCAAAGATGAAAATGACATCATCCTGCTAAGGACCCACAGCTTAGTGAGGACGTGAGTTAAATACATAATTGCAATACCGTGTAATATTCTTTTGATTTGGGGAAGAggtgagacagagaagaaagagcaggaagggCATAGGTCCCTGAAAGTAGAAATGAGAACTCGGCTGATCTCCAcagaacacataaacacactcacacacacacacacacaaacacacacacacacacacacacacacacacacacaccactcctgtGGAGATATCTAATTTAACTTAAGGTAAAACCCCTCCCCTCTGTTGACTATCAAGGCAAGAAAATCTATTCCACCGAAATCCTTCTAGAACAGTCCTGAAGATGCATGTATACCTTTAATTTTGCTATTCTCTCTCCTAGTCCTGTGTTAGTGGCCATAGGTGAGAAAATGGCAGAAGGGGTCCATTCCCCTACAGGTCAAGCACCCGGCCTCATTCACCATCATCCTTTGTTTGCACCACCTGGAAGAAGTTAAGTCTGGGCCAGGGTCTAGCTTGGTGCTAGAAAGAGCACAGAGAAGATCTGAGTGAAAGTAATATGCAGGAAGGAAGCAACGGGCTGAAGCTTCCTGCCGGCACCAAGACCTCTCCCCACCGGTGAGCAGTGATGCCAGACTGTAGGGAGCAAAACTGTCTTGACTGAGTAACGGGAACGTGAGCTCCATGTTAGTCAGAGCTATGTCTGCACGTGCTCAGATTCAAGACTGCTATTCGTCCTCACAGTAGAGAGTGGAATGAGACATTGAAATAGGAGACGGTTCACTTAGTACAAGGCGTCTGGCATCCCTGCCCCAAAAAGGAACTTTGTACTTTTCCAGGAGGGAAGATTTTCATTACTTAGACTCTGAGTCTGGCACCTGGAACTCCTGCGAAGGGTGAAGATGACCGCTGGGATTTGGGCCTCTTTGGAGATCAGAGCCGCGGTTGCATTCCCCACCCCGTACATCTGAACCACTGCATCTCAACATTGTTCTTTATCAGACTCCCTCATTTTCCCCATTGCTCCCCTGGGAGAGTGAGTCTAAGTTATATGGGCCTCTCCACGTACTCCTAGCCACACAGGCACTGAATTGGAGACCACCAATGGATGAGGGTCCTGAGAACATTCAGAAGCAGTCAGCCTGCCTGTTTTATGAGCCTGGAGCCCATTTGAAATGCTTATTCATGAGAGACTGCTACTTAGTCCAGACCCTAGAGTTCTTCACTATATTATGGCCTTGGTTCCTTTGCAGAAGAAACGAAGCTCTATTGCTCTGAATGATTCCTATTTAGAGCTTAAATAAAGCCCTGCTCAATACTCAGAAACTCTAATAATAACAACCACCTAACGCAATCCATAGTCCACACATGCTATTGAAGAGTCTGCACTTAAGAAGGTTGGAtcgctggatggtggtggcgcatacctttaatcccagcactggggaggcaggagcagatggatttctgtgagtttgaggccatcctggtggtctacagagtgagttccaggaaagccagggatacacagagaaaccctgtcttggaaagcaaaaaacaacaaaacaaaagaatgtttaATCCTTAAACTCTTAAGGATGTGAAACTTATACGTGAGATTTTGAGGGCTGTTGGGGATCAAAGGAATTGCAGAGCTAGATATGAGAGAATatctaattttcaaaaataagtatGAAATATACTTCATAAGCTATAGACAAATGGATGATACGGATCCTAGGAAAGAGTCTCGAATAAAATTCAAGGACTGTGTGTAACTAGACATAACAAGAGAAGAGAAGTTGTAGGTCAGACTCACTGTGACACGTGAGAGAAAGACTCACGGTGGGTATAGTGAGAACAAGCCACATCAGAATAACATAATTTCTCTCTATGTTTAGGCTACCAAATTGACAAATCAACAAAATACGCACAATGTATAGCTAAAGCTTCAGCaaggttttgggtttgtttttgtttttgttttttttttgacaaaatctACCATTACACCTTTGGGGATAAGATAGAGAAAAATGACCAGAAGGGTAATGAAATTAGGTGGTTTGTAAAATTTAGCAGTACTGGTGAGGAGAGCCCAATACCTAGAATTCATCTCCTAATGATGCAGCAAAGAAATTTATCCTTGATCGTGCCCTATTCTGTGCTCTTAACACTAATTTCATTCAAAACTAGAAAACTTTGTGGCCATCAGTTATGTGCACAAACCTGGGGCAGTTTACAAGGACTGGGCAGAATTCGGATCTAAAGAGGACTAGATGAGTGATCCAGATCTAATAAAACAGATAAATGTTGGATTATACACTTAGGCCTAAAGATTATCTGGGAAAGTTTAAGATTGTGAAGATGGCACTTTGTCATATTAGCATGGGGGGAAAAGAGAGAtgtaaacattttagaaaaaaatccagtATGAGTTATTCATGCCAAAAAGCAATACAATCTTGAGCTAGTTTGGTTGAATGACGTCTCTAGAATAAGGAGGTAATTGAGTTCACTCTACTTGGTTCATTCTGAGTCTTCAGTATTCCAGCAATcaagataggaaaaaaaaaaaattcaggctcAGATCACATGGGAAACGGTTGGAGGAAACAGACGGATTTTGTCAAGAGAGAAGATGATCtggaagaaagaacagatgtgTGTGAAACAGTTGGCTTGAGGGACTGTCACATAAATGAAGGTTCAGATTAGTTTTCTGAGTTCTGAGAGCAAACATGACCAGTGAGCTCAAACTGTAGGGAAAAAGAGTTCCATTGAAGAGAACGCTATAATCAGAATCATCCAGACATGAGGCAACCCAGAGAGGTACAGAACATGCCGTCAGTACGTCCCGAGATCCTGCAGAGGAGATGAAAGTTCCTACTGAATACATAATGATTAAGCTTCCAGCCACACCCACGGGGAGCATCAACAatgtctcctcctccccacctctatCCCTGAAATTTCCAGGGTGACCTTCAGGGATCTCTCATCTAAGCCCTCACTTTGGGTTCAGAGGAGGTGCTACTTATCAGGAAGAATGGGGGCTCTCAAAAAACCTAGCCTATCATCCTCAACACAATAGCCTATGGTTATTTGTTACTTTATAAAACATGTAATTTGATCCCCACTCTATGAGGTAGATAGGAAAGACATCATTGGAAACGAAGGCTCAGAGAAAATCACTCCAAGCAAACAAGTGGTAAATGGGAAGCCCAATCCGGGTCTTTGGGCTCCTGGTCCAAAACACCTGGTACTGTGTACTGAGGAGTTTCGCTgacacagaaaagacagaaacctGGAGCTTTGAAAGCCAGATTTTAGGACTGTAGACTCATGGACCCTAGAGATTTTGGTTACCCTCTAGCTTTTTGTGTTGTCACTGTTGCCTCTGGCTGTGATGTTTGCCGCCTCCAACTGTTTTGTCTAGGTCGCCAGCCCTTGTATCTGCCACCTCCAGCTGTGATCCAAAGTTCCCAGCTGCTATGCCACCTCCTACAGCCAAGCCACTTTGTTCTCAGGGGTGGCCAGTCTCAGAAACAGATAAACAATCAGCACACTCCACCCCCAAGCTGGCCAGGCCTCTGGGGCAAGGAAGCCAGCCAAAGTTCTGGAAGTGGCTTGTTGCTGCCCTACCAAAAAACATGCATCCTGTTTCCTCTAGAGGGTGCACTTTCTCCGAAACAGTCCCAGCCATGCCCTGGGGTTGGCATTCTTAAAAGCAGCCTGAATAGAGACAGGACCCAGCTACCTACCACCGGTCTTCTCTGAGGAGTGAGCCAATTCTTTCCTAAAGCAAAAGCTCTAAGGACAGTCATGTTCATTCCTCCCCAAATACCATGCCTATCTATCTTTGACTTCACACTGTCAGCTCCCCCTAGAGCTGGATTTCCTAACCTACAAGCACTTTTATGCCAACCACTTATGTGTCAGAATGAATGGATCTATCAATGCCTTTCTCAAGTAAATGATTGCTCACGAGACAAGACATAGTTCTTGTGACTAAAATTGGCCAAGGTCCCCCATTGTTTTTAGGATAAACTGCAAGCCTTTGGCATGGCATTCAAGGTCCTCCATGAGTTAGtctctgcttatttttctttctttcttcctttttctttctttccttctttctttcttctttctttctttattgttgttgttattatttgtttgtttgttatgaaacagggtttctctgtgtaaccctggttgtcctggaactctctatagaccaggctagccttgaagagATCCAaccacctctgcttcccgagtgctgggactaaaggtgtgtaccacaacaCCTGGCTTCTACTTACTTCTGGGCCTTACCCTTAACAGTCTTCTCACATCTTTAGACTTCAGCTCAGCAGAAAAGCCCGCTGTCAGATTCTTTCTACCTTTGAACCCGCTTTTGTACTGCTCAACTCTCTGGCTGTCTGATgatctccttcctgcctgccttccaaagCCTGGACCAAGTGTTGTTAGCGATGCCTTTGGGAGCCCTCCTCGCCTTACACTACCCCCCCCTGGTCTCACTGACATGAGTGTTCTAAGCATGCTCTTGCCTGAATTCCACTTTATAACACCACGGTGCTTTGAAATGTTTGTTTGCCTTCGTTTGCCATCTGTGAACTCTTAATTGAAGGCCAGGGGCTACGCTTGCATCTGTTTCACCAGAAGCAAGTTTTTAAGGCACAATCTGGACAGATCTGAGTGAGGCTGCCCCCTTAATGCACCGCACTGGAGATGACTTCCTGAAGAGGAGCCGTGACAGGGAAGAGGAGATCCAAGTTCATTCAGGCATGACTAACACGGCAAACGTTTGCAGATCTTTTCAGAAGGTGAAGGAAAGACAGCTCAGACACTTCAATGCCAACCCTTCTGCGGGTCAGCTGATGGCGGGGGGCAGGGGCATAGTAAAGAGTAGGTTTTTAAGGTTGCcgcatgtgggggctgggaaggaagTTAAGTTAACAGAGGGCTTGCagagcatgcacaaggctctgcaTTTGATCCTCAACAGCACATAACGCAGTAATGGTGGCCCAGCTGTAATCCCAACgctcaggaggttgagacaggagcaTGAGAGGTTccaggttatccttggctatatagcagGTCTAAAGCCAGTCTGGGATACCTAAGActcatctcaaaaaaaactaATCAAGTAGATTAATCGGCAGTAAGGTTTATTATGCTGTGTTGGGCAACCAGAAAGGATGCTTCAACTCCACACCAAAGACAGCAGGCAGAAGGGGCAGGGGATAAACTGTACCATTTCCTGACGACGCTCATGTGGGGGGAAAGTCCTTTCAAGCCCAAAGAAAGAGCTTCTCTGTAGCAAAAGCGACTCCACTGAAAGGAACCTAGGGATGTGAATACTAAACTCATTCACTCCCAAATGTGGACAATCTCACAGTCTTCTCCAACCTGTCCCTCTCTCCGTTCCCTAGGTCACTAAGGCCATCGTTCTCCTAGCTCCTCACACCCCACGTCCTAGAACCCTTTCAAACTCCCCTTCCTCCGCAGGTGACCACGTGATGTTCCGCGCCGTGGATGTACTCCTTCCTCCGCAGGTGACCACGTGATGTTCCGCGCCGTGGATGTACTCCTTCCTCCGCAGGTGACCACGTGATGTTCCGCGCCGTGGATGTATTCCTTCCTCCGCAGGTGACCACGTGATGTTCCGCGCCGTGGATGTACTCCTCATGCCTCCTCCCTCCGTCTCCTTATCAATCACTGTGTCACCGGCTGTTGGTCTCAAGGCTCCGTTCATTCCGTAATCAAACTCATCCTATATTTCCACTGTGCTGCTCCTACTTACGCTTCTGACTATGAATCAATGAACACTGATCTGGTATTTTCCAAAGCACGTACACAGTTCATTCTCATGGCATTCCTGGGAAAGAGTAAGATCCGAGTCCTAAGGCTGAGGCTATAGCAGAGCTAAGAGAGAAAATACTTGCCCAGCATGCCCGGGGCTCCGAGTTTGAccccaaaaacaagaaaacaaaaacaaaatcctagtCCTTACTTTATGATCAGGGAAACTGAAGTTCAGCAAGATGGTatgaccccccaccccccaaccgcATCATGGAACTGGCCTCATGATCAAGTCCTCTGGCTCCACCCACTTTTCATCACACTTTATCtacccagttccttctccagccatAAGAAGTAtctcactggggctggagagatggctcagaggttaagagcattgcctgNNNNNNNNNNNNNNNNNNNNNNNNNNNNNNNNNNNNNNNNNNNNNNNNNNNNNNNNNNNNNNNNNNNNNNNNNNNNNNNNNNNNNNNNNNNNNNNNNNNNgtggctcacaaccatctgtaatgagatctggtgccctcttctggccagcaggcatacacatagacagaatattgtatacataataaataagtaaatatatatataaagaagtaTCTCACTGTACGCCAACGAGAGACCAGACTGAGTCCAGCACCTGGGGCGTCCATGGCCTCTGTCTAACCCACTTTCCCCGCCTTACTTCCTACGGCTCCCCTTTGGGCATTCAAGCAAACAAATGCCTTGCTCTTGAAGCCCACTGTACTCATACAGGCTTTCTCGCCTTTGCCTGCCCTACTTCTGTCTTCCAGGCTACCTGAGCCTGGTTCAGACAGCTCCTGTTCCATAACACCTTCCCTGAAAACTACACCCTATTCCTGagtttctgtatatatgtatctattgaGTGAAAACAAGTTTACTGAAGGAAACACCTAGGTCTATCTTGACTACTCATCTTATGATTTAGGTATCAAATATTCTCCCAGAAAAACTGACGTATTGAAGGCCTTGGTCCCCACTACAGCAGTGTTCTGAGGTAGAGATATGAATGGCCGGATCATCGAGTTCTAACTCATCAGTGGATTAATTGGAAGTTAGGAGGTGGGTCCTAGTTAGAAACAGGTCACTGGGCATGACCTGTAGGGATGTATCTTGCCCCCCAAACCTTCCTCTGGACTTCCTTGTTTCCCTGAAGTGAGCAGTTATCCTCCTCCTTAGCCTTCTACCATGGTGTTGCTGCCATGCCTCTGGCCTAAGAGCAACAGAGGTTACCACA
The window above is part of the Microtus ochrogaster isolate Prairie Vole_2 unplaced genomic scaffold, MicOch1.0 UNK35, whole genome shotgun sequence genome. Proteins encoded here:
- the Kcnj10 gene encoding ATP-sensitive inward rectifier potassium channel 10 encodes the protein MTSVAKVYYSQTTQTESRPLVAPGIRRRRVLTKDGRSNVRMEHIADKRFLYLKDLWTTFIDMQWRYKLLLFSATFAGTWFLFGVVWYLVAVAHGDLLELGPPANHTPCVVQVHTLTGAFLFSLESQTTIGYGFRYISEECPLAIVLLIAQLVLTTILEIFITGTFLAKIARPKKRAETIRFSQHAVVASHDGKPCLMIRVANMRKSLLIGCQVTGKLLQTHQTKEGENIRLNQVNVTFQVDTASDSPFLILPLTFYHVVDETSPLKDLPLRSGEGDFELVLILSGTVESTSATCQVRTSYLPEEILWGYEFTPAISLSASGKYIADFSLFDQVVKVAPPGGLRDSAVRYGDPEKLKLEESLREQAEKEGSALSVRISNV